A single region of the Eleginops maclovinus isolate JMC-PN-2008 ecotype Puerto Natales chromosome 16, JC_Emac_rtc_rv5, whole genome shotgun sequence genome encodes:
- the srl gene encoding sarcalumenin isoform X2, which yields MKGTVVICCFLSLLLQATAEEEEVEDFISTLRDRSHIDETLRLATEEKSGDYAAAIDRLRKIYHSSIKPMEQAYKYNELRQHEISDGEITSKPMVLFLGPWSVGKSSMINYLLGMQDSPYQLYTGAEPTTSEFTVITHGEKIRSVEGIVMAADSSRSFSPLEKFGQNFLEKLVGIEMPHKLLERVTFVDTPGIIENRKQQERGYPFNDVCQWFIDRADLIFVVFDPTKLDVGLELEMLFRQLKGRESQIRIILNKADNLATQDLMRVYGALFWSLAPLINVTEPPRVYVSSFWPYDYAADTSRDLFKREEISLLEDLNQVIENRMENKIAFIRQHGIRVRIHSLLVDRYVQTFKEKMSYFSDPELVFKEIVDDPDKFYIFKSILAKTNISKFDLPNRDAYRDFFGVNPVTNFKPLTAQCSYMGGCLLDKIEKAITNELPALLSSINSGKQPGLTSCEATGCGEKPKNRYRKN from the exons aggaagaagaagtagaagacTTTATCTCTACCCTCAGAGACAGATCTCACATAGATGAGACGCTGCGGCTTGCAACTGAGGAGAAATCAGGAGACTATGCAG CGGCCATTGACAGGTTGCGGAAGATCTACCACTCATCCATCAAGCCGATGGAGCAGGCCTACAAGTACAATGAGCTGAGGCAGCACGAGATCTCAG ATGGAGAGATTACCTCCAAGCCCATGGTGCTGTTCCTGGGACCTTGGAGTGTAGGAAAGTCCTCCATGATCAATTACCTCCTGGGCATGCAAGACAGCCCCTACCAGCTCTACACAG GAGCTGAGCCTACTACCTCTGAGTTCACTGTGATTACACATGGGGAGAAGATCCGCTCGGTTGAGGGTATTGTAATGGCAGCAGACAGCTCTCGGTCCTTCTCTCCCTTGGAGAAGTTTGGACAAAACTTCCTGGAAAAGCTGGTTGGTATTGAGATGCCCCATAAGCTGCTGGAACGTGTGACTTTTGTGGACACACCAGGAATTATTGAAAACCggaagcagcaggagagag GCTATCCCTTCAATGATGTTTGCCAGTGGTTCATTGACCGTGCTGACCTGATCTTCGTGGTGTTTGACCCCACCAAGCTTGACGTAGGCCTTGAGCTGGAGATGCTCTTCCGACAGTTGAAGGGTCGTGAATCCCAGATCCGCATCATCCTTAACAAGGCTGACAACCTGGCCACCCAAGACTTAATGAGAGTCTATGGTGCTCTCTTTTGGAGCTTAGCTCCGCTCATCAACGTGACCGAACCCCCCCGCGTCTACGTCAGCTCCTTCTGGCCATATGACTACGCAGCTGACACCAGTCGTGACCTCTTCAAACGAGAAGAGATCTCCCTCCTGGAAGATCTGAACCAGGTCATTGAAAACCGCATGGAGAACAAAATTGCTTTCATCCGCCAACACGGCATCCGCGTACGCATTCACAGCCTGCTGGTAGACCGCTACGTTCAGACCTTTAAAGAGAAGATGAGCTACTTCAGTGACCCTGAACTAGTCTTCAAGGAGATTGTAGATGACCCAGAcaaattttacattttcaaatccaTCCTAGCCAAGACCAACATCAGCAAGTTTGACCTGCCCAACCGGGATGCTTACCGTGACTTCTTTGGCGTCAACCCTGTCACCAACTTCAAGCCACTGACAGCTCAGTGCTCCTACATGGGAGGCTGTCTGCTGGATAAGATTGAGAAGGCAATCACCAATGAGCTACCCGCCCTTCTGAGCAGCATTAACTCAGGCAAGCAGCCTGGCCTGACCTCCTGTGAGGCTACAGGCTGTGGTGAAAAGCCAAAGAATCGTTATCGAAAGAACTGA
- the srl gene encoding sarcalumenin isoform X1: protein MKGTVVICCFLSLLLQATAEEEEVEDFISTLRDRSHIDETLRLATEEKSGDYAAAIDRLRKIYHSSIKPMEQAYKYNELRQHEISAYPGRTLGDSDTDGEITSKPMVLFLGPWSVGKSSMINYLLGMQDSPYQLYTGAEPTTSEFTVITHGEKIRSVEGIVMAADSSRSFSPLEKFGQNFLEKLVGIEMPHKLLERVTFVDTPGIIENRKQQERGYPFNDVCQWFIDRADLIFVVFDPTKLDVGLELEMLFRQLKGRESQIRIILNKADNLATQDLMRVYGALFWSLAPLINVTEPPRVYVSSFWPYDYAADTSRDLFKREEISLLEDLNQVIENRMENKIAFIRQHGIRVRIHSLLVDRYVQTFKEKMSYFSDPELVFKEIVDDPDKFYIFKSILAKTNISKFDLPNRDAYRDFFGVNPVTNFKPLTAQCSYMGGCLLDKIEKAITNELPALLSSINSGKQPGLTSCEATGCGEKPKNRYRKN, encoded by the exons aggaagaagaagtagaagacTTTATCTCTACCCTCAGAGACAGATCTCACATAGATGAGACGCTGCGGCTTGCAACTGAGGAGAAATCAGGAGACTATGCAG CGGCCATTGACAGGTTGCGGAAGATCTACCACTCATCCATCAAGCCGATGGAGCAGGCCTACAAGTACAATGAGCTGAGGCAGCACGAGATCTCAG CCTACCCCGGAAGAACCCTTGGGGACTCAGACACAG ATGGAGAGATTACCTCCAAGCCCATGGTGCTGTTCCTGGGACCTTGGAGTGTAGGAAAGTCCTCCATGATCAATTACCTCCTGGGCATGCAAGACAGCCCCTACCAGCTCTACACAG GAGCTGAGCCTACTACCTCTGAGTTCACTGTGATTACACATGGGGAGAAGATCCGCTCGGTTGAGGGTATTGTAATGGCAGCAGACAGCTCTCGGTCCTTCTCTCCCTTGGAGAAGTTTGGACAAAACTTCCTGGAAAAGCTGGTTGGTATTGAGATGCCCCATAAGCTGCTGGAACGTGTGACTTTTGTGGACACACCAGGAATTATTGAAAACCggaagcagcaggagagag GCTATCCCTTCAATGATGTTTGCCAGTGGTTCATTGACCGTGCTGACCTGATCTTCGTGGTGTTTGACCCCACCAAGCTTGACGTAGGCCTTGAGCTGGAGATGCTCTTCCGACAGTTGAAGGGTCGTGAATCCCAGATCCGCATCATCCTTAACAAGGCTGACAACCTGGCCACCCAAGACTTAATGAGAGTCTATGGTGCTCTCTTTTGGAGCTTAGCTCCGCTCATCAACGTGACCGAACCCCCCCGCGTCTACGTCAGCTCCTTCTGGCCATATGACTACGCAGCTGACACCAGTCGTGACCTCTTCAAACGAGAAGAGATCTCCCTCCTGGAAGATCTGAACCAGGTCATTGAAAACCGCATGGAGAACAAAATTGCTTTCATCCGCCAACACGGCATCCGCGTACGCATTCACAGCCTGCTGGTAGACCGCTACGTTCAGACCTTTAAAGAGAAGATGAGCTACTTCAGTGACCCTGAACTAGTCTTCAAGGAGATTGTAGATGACCCAGAcaaattttacattttcaaatccaTCCTAGCCAAGACCAACATCAGCAAGTTTGACCTGCCCAACCGGGATGCTTACCGTGACTTCTTTGGCGTCAACCCTGTCACCAACTTCAAGCCACTGACAGCTCAGTGCTCCTACATGGGAGGCTGTCTGCTGGATAAGATTGAGAAGGCAATCACCAATGAGCTACCCGCCCTTCTGAGCAGCATTAACTCAGGCAAGCAGCCTGGCCTGACCTCCTGTGAGGCTACAGGCTGTGGTGAAAAGCCAAAGAATCGTTATCGAAAGAACTGA